Genomic segment of Deinococcus planocerae:
GGGAGGAGGATGGTCCGGCACGGGCGTTTCTTGGACGTTACCGGAGCACCGAAGGGCCCAGCGACACACGGCGGACTGGGACCGCGCTTCCCGAACGCGACGAGGTCTCCCAGCCGGCCCTGCCGGTCGGTGGCAGGTCGGGGTAACGTGTGGGCACGGGACAGCTCGGCATCCGGTGGGCTGGCCCGGCGTCCCCTCCGTCCCGCCCTCGCCCCTGGAGGTCCACCGGTGGCCGGCGCAGGCACCCACGAGCCAGACAGCCTCTTTCGGCAACTCCTCGACGGTCTCCCCGACCCGGTCCTCGCGCTGGACCCTGGTGGGCGCGCCGTCTACGTCAATCCGCCCGCCGCCCGGCTGCTCGGGTACGGGCGTTCCGTCCTGCCCGAGCGCCCCGTGTGGGAGGCGTTCCCGGCTGTCCTCGGCCCGGGGTTCGAGACGCTGATCCGCCGCGCCCTTAGGGAGCGGGCGGACCTGCTGGACGAGGAGTATGCCCCGGGGCCGGGCGCCTGGCTGGAGGTGCGCGTTTCACCCTCTCCCTCGGGCCTCCTCGTCATCTGCCGGGACGTGACCTCACGCCGGCAGGCCGAGGCACACGCGGCTGATTTGGGGGCCCTCACGCTGGCGCTCTCCGAGGCGGTCGAGGAGGCGGAAGTGGCCCGGGCCCTGGCGCGTCACGTTCCAGCCGCCCTGGGTGCCGACCTCGCGGTCCTCGCGCTCCTGACGGCGAAGAACACCGAATTCCGCCTGCTGCGTTCCCCGGAGGGCCCTGACGAAGGGCCACAAGAGGACACGTGGCCGCTGGAGGCGGGTTCGCCCCTCGCGGACCTCATCCGGGAGGGCGCCGTCTTGCCGGGTCAGGACGTGGAGTGGTCCCCGGTCGCGGAGTTCGTGCGGACGCTGGCGCCCGGGCGGCCTGTTCCCGGGGGGCTCACCGCGCTGCCCCTGTCCGCCGGGGGCCACGCGCTGGGCGCCCTGTTCCTGGGGTTTCCGGCGGGCCGGGCTCTCCCGGCCGAGAAGCGCTCCCTGCTGCTGAGTGTCGCCGGGCAGTGTGCCCTGGCGCTGGAGCGCGCGCGGCTGCTGGGTGCCGAGCGGCGGGCCCGGCAACGGCTGGAGGCGCTTGCGGCGGCCGGACTGGTGCTCGCCTCGTCCCTGGACGAACGCACGACGCTAGGGAATGTCGCCCGGGTGGTGGTGGAGCACCTCGCCGACTGGGTGATGGTGGACCTCCTCGACGAGCAGGGGAGACTGCGCCGCGTCGCCGCCGCCCACCACGACCCGGAGAAGGACCCGCTCGCTCAGCGCCTATTGCGCTGGCAACCCCAGCCCGAAGTGCCCAACCCGGTGACGGAAGTGCTCCGCACCGGGCAGCCCCGCCTGATCGACCACGTGCCCGACGAGCTGGTGGTGCGCGGCAAATACGACGACGAGCACCTCGAGCTGGTGCGGTCCCTCACCCCGCGGGCATTGATGGTGGTGCCCCTGACCGTGCAGACCCGGGTCATCGGCGCGCTCACCCTGGTGCGCGCCTGGCCGGGCGCGCACTACGGAGAGGAGGACCTGACCTTCGCCGCGGAACTCGCCCGCCGCGCGGCGGTGGCGGTGGATCAGGCGCAGACCCACGCGCGGCTCGCGCGCCGCGAGGGGCAGCTCCGCCGGATCGCGGAGGCGAACATCATCGGCATCCTGCGGGTGGTGGAGGGCGAGATCGTCGAGGCGAACGATGCCTTCCTAGACATGCTGGGCTACACCCGGGAGGACCTCCGGGCCGGTCGCCTGCGCTGGCGTGACCTGACCCCGCCGGAGCTGCACCCGCCGAGCGAGCAGGCCGAGGAGGATGTGCGGCGCACGGGCGTCGTCCGCCCCTTCGAGAAGGAGTACCTGGCGCGCGACGGGCGCCGGGTGCCCGTGCTGGTGGGGGCGGCCCGGCTGGACGAGGAGGAGGGCCCCGGGCACATGACCTTTGTGCTGGACCTCAGCGAACTCGCCTCCCTGAAACGCGCCCAGGCCGAGCGGGAGGCGCTGCTCGAACAGCAGGCCGCCGAGCGGGCACGCTACGAGGCGGTCTTGCAGCAGCAGCCGGTGGGGGCGCTCGTCGTGGACGCGGGGAGCGGGCGGGTGCAGTTCGCCAACCGGCGTTTCGAGGAGCTGCTGGGGGTAGAGGTGCAGCCGGGTGTGGCGGCCCAGGCCGTCCTGCGCCACCTGCTCGACTCGGAGGGACGACCGCTGGACGGGCATTCACTCCTCGACGAGGCGCTGCGGCGGGGCCGAGCTACCGTGGACCAGGACCTGCGGGTCGTGCGGGAAGGTGGACAGCGGCCCGTCTGGGCGAGCGCGGCCCCGGTCCGCAACCGGCTGGGGGTCATCCTCTACGCCGTGCTGACCCTCGACGAGACCGAGGAACGCTGGGAGCGCCTGCTGCCCGCGCTGGCCGGGCAGCAGGCCCCGGAGGAGGCTTCTCAGGGTCCAGTCACCCCGGAGATCTTCGTGCGCGTGGTGGGGCGCCAGCTTGCCTCCCTGGGCCACGCCCCGCTGGAGGGTCGCCTAGTCGCGCTGCTGCTGCTCAGCGCCGGGGGGCTGACCCTCACGGGGGCGGCGGAGCGGCTGCACGCCACCAAGGGCGCCCTGTCGCGGGTGATGAACGAGCTGCTCGCCCGCGGGGACGTGGTGGTGACCCGCGAGCCGTCCTCCCGGGAGTACCACCTGGAGCTGAGCAACGGGACGTACCTGCGGGACCTGCTCGAGAAGCGCGCGCTCAGCCTCTCCATCGCGTCGCTGGGGTACGCCCTGCTGCGGGACCAGCCTGATCTCGACGCGGTGGTCGCGCGGCGGGTGCGCGAGATGGCCGACATCCGCACCCGCAACGCCCTGCATCTGTCTCGCCTGCTGGAAGCCCGGCGAAGCGCGCAGCGCCAGGCCCGCCAGACCCACCTGGAGGGCAACTGGGACGCCGTGCCGCCCCGGGACGAGCGGTAGGCCGGGGAAGAGCCTTGCGTCCGTCGTTGCCTGCCACGGTAACGGTCGCCGCAGGCTGGGGGGAGTGGGCCCACACCCGGCGCCTCCCCGCGTTTCAGCCGGGTTCCGGGCCTTCGCCGCCCACCACAGATGGCCCCAGGCATCCGGTCGGGTTGCGGGATGTGGCAACCATCCTGAACTTTCCGTAAAGCCGCCTAGGGTGGGGGTGTACCCGTTCAATCCGCGTGCCGTAGCTCAGGAGATTCAGGAGAACAGCCATGACGCACCTGCAACTCTTCACCCTGGGACAGACGAGCGCCACCCTGGACGGCCAGCCCGTCCACTGGGGGTCGAGTTCCGCCGAGCGCCTCCTGCACGACCTGCTGTCCCACCCCGAGGGGCGGCGCCGCGATGAGATTCTGGAGGACCTCTGGCAGACGGACCTCAACGAGCAAAGCGCGAGCCGCTTCCGGGTGACGGTGCACCGCCTGCGCCGGGCGCTGGAGAGTCCGGACGCCGTGAGCGAGCAGCATGGCCGCTACGTGCTCTCCGATGAGGTCTTGCAGGCGTCGGACGTGTACCGGCTGTACGCTGCGCTGCGTGAGGGAGAGCAGGCGGACGACGAAAAGACGTGCCTGCACGCCTACGAACGGGTCCTGGACATCTACCGGGGGGACTTCCTGGAGGGGTGCGAGGACGACTGGGCGGTGCGGGCCCGCGAGGAACACCGGGGCGTGTACGTGCGCGCCTGCCTCGAACTTTCCGCGCTGCACTGTGAGCACCACGAGTGCGCCGCCTCCGTGGAGACCCTCTCGGGCGCGCTGCGTGCAGACCCCTACTTGGGCGAGAACCACCACCAGCGCCTGATGGGCTGCCTCTCGACCGCCTCTGACAAGTACGCCGCCGTGGAGCACTACCGCCGCTTCGTGCGTTTCCTGCGCGACGAACTGCAAGACACGCCGCTCCCCGAGACGACCGAGCTGGCCGGGCGCATCAAGCTCGGCGAGCACGTCTGCCCGCGCCTGGAGGGCCACCCCCCCGGCCAGACCTCCTCCTGCCCCTTCGCCCGGCAGGGGAGGTGCCCGGACCGCTTCATCGCGCTGGAAGTTCAGCCGCCCGCCCTCACCGCGCCCACGGCTCAGGCCTTCCCGGCGCCCGCGCGCTGAGATTCCTCGGCGCCGGAGGGAATTCGGGCCCGCCGGCCCAGTGAGCCGCGTGTGGCGGCGATCACGGCCAGCGGCGCCACCCACGCGAGGGCCGCCGAGCGCCCGGACCCCGTCCCCGAGGCCACGAAGCTGCTCGTCAGGGCGACCGACGAGTGAAACAGCAGGGCGAGGAGCAGGCTGCCCCGCGTGCCGTTCCACACCCAGGTGAACAGCACGCTCGCCGCCACCGTACCGAGGACCGTCCAGCCGAAGGGGGTGTGTTCCAGCGGGTGGCCCGGGGTGCTGTGGTAAGGCCAGTGCCACACGCCCCACACGGCTCCGAGGAGCAGGCTCGCGGGCAGCGCCCCCCACCTCGCCTGCATCCGGGGCAGCGCGAAGGCCCGCCAGCCGACCTCCTCGCCCATCGAGCTGCCCAGGAACGTCTGCTGGACGAACAGGAGGGGCAGCAGCGGCCAGGGCCACAGCGGCGCGGCCACGTCCGGGAGGGCTTGCAGGATCGGGGGGTGCGCCCAGTCCGGCCACCCTTGCCCGAGCAGGACCGAGACGCCGGAGGTGACGAGCGACAGCGCGGGCGGGTACAACAGCACGAAGGCGTACCAGCGGGCGGACAGGCGCCAGCGCCACAGGCCGGAGAAGAGGGGGCCCGCCCCACCGTTCATGACCCGCGCGGTGAGGACGGCGGCGAGCAGCGGCCCGAAGACCGCGACGAGGTTGGCGAGGGCGGCGGGCGGGGCCGCGGCGATCACCCCGCGCGCCGCGAGGTTGACGGGCACCCACGCGCCCCACGAGATCAGGAACGTCAGCGTGAAGAACGTCGCCAGCGCGCGTCCGGGCCGCCTCGAAGACGGGATGGAGAGCGGGCGGTCCATCGGTCGATCTCCTCAGGCGCGGCGCCGCCCGGCCCGTGCCCCGGGGGCGGGGAAGCGTCCCGGGAAGGGAACGCGCAGGCAAAAGCCTCCGGGCGCCGGGACCTGCCGCGCCACGGCCCCCGGCGCGACGATCTGCACGGCGATGCCCCCCGGGGCGACGTGCTGCACGGCCACCCCACCCGGCGCCACGAACTGCACGCCGACAGCGAAGAGGGCCACCGCCTGCACGGACAGCGCCCCGGGGAGGGTGAGTTGCACGCCGACGGCGGTGGGAGCGAGCGCCTGGGCGGCCAGGGTTCCGGGCGGTAAGGCCTGCGCGCCCATCGCGGTTGGGGCAAGCGCCTGCGCGGCCAGCCCGGCGGGGGAGAGGCTCTGCCCCCCCACGCCGATGGGCGCGAGCGCCTGCCAGGCGGCCGTCATGGAGGGCGCCTCCTGCACGCCCACCACGCCGATGCCGACGGCCTGCCGCCGACCGTCCCGCACGAGGCGCTGCTCCTGGGTCAGCCAGCGGGTAAAGCCCTCGAAGCGGGAGCGCCACGTCCGCCCCGTCCGTCTTGCCGAAGTCCTGGTCACAGGTCGAGGGTGTGGCCTGGCGGTTACCGGGCCGTTACCGCGGCGCCTCTCACGCCGACGACACGGGCCGCCCCACCCCACGCCACACGTCGAGCAGCGAGCGCGAGAAGGCGTGGCGGCGGAGCAGCAGCAGGGCGAGGGCGAAGGCGAGGTTGCCGCTCGTCAGCACGCCCAGCGGAACGATGGCGAGCGCGAACAGGGCCCCGAGGAGGGCTCCCCGGCGCACGCTCGCGGTTCTCCCCAGCAGGGCCACGCCCCCCCCCGCCTCGAACACGGCGAGGGCGAACACAAAGGCCGCCGGGGCGAGACCCATTACCGAGTGGAAGAACCAGGCGTAGAGGGGCACGGGGGAACTGCCCCCGAAGGTCACGTACGAGCCGGGGTCCGTCACCCCCACGTACACGTTCACCGCCGACATGGCGAGCATGAAGAGGGCCAGGACGGACCGCGCGACCTGCGGCCGGAGCAGACTCAGCGCGGCCAGCAGGAGCGCGAACAGCCACCAGATCACCGCGGGCGTGAGCATGACCATCACCTCGTTTCCGCCCCAGGGGCGGTTTGCGAGTTCCCCGGACGGCGCGGCGGCTCCTCTCCGGCTGCGGCCTGGTCCGCCGGAACCGACGACTGGCCGACCCCCTCCGCCCGCCGACGCAGGCCCAGCAGCATGCCCCGGTCCATGATGAACTGGGCCGCCTCGGTGACGCGCCACAGGAGGACGTTGCCGGGGGTGAGCGGGTAGGCGAAACGCGAGCGCATGACCAGCCGGGTGATGTGGTTGTTCGGCGCGTCCAGCACGAACGCCCAACTGTGGACGGGGGCGTCGGGCGGCCCGCCGAGCAAAACCAGCGTGCGCGGCGCCTCCAGCCGGGCCACCCGCCACCCGGCCTCCTTGCCGAACCGCTCGGGCGCCTGCCGGACGAAGTCCCCCACCCGCAGGGTCTGGAGCCGGGGCTCGATCTGCTCGGCGTTGTGGATGTCGAGCCCGAAGAGCCTCTCCAGCCGGGTCGAGCTGTGGAAGCCCCCCCGGCCCTGCCCGATCTGGACGAGCCAGGCCCAGACCCGGGGGCGGGGCACGTGGACGGTGACCGCCCGGGTGGACCCCATCCGGGGGCGCGGCACGAACTCGTCCCCGGGGAGCGGGCGCCGTACCTCCCCGCGGGTGGCTCCCCAGCGCAGATGCCACGGGCGCACGGCGAGCGTGTATACCGCCGTCATGGCCGCCCCCGCATTGAGGGCGGCCACCCCCGCGGTCTGGAGGGCGGAGCGGCGGACGGGTGGGGCGGACTTGCGGACGTGACCTTCGCTGGGGCGGGTGAGGGCGGTCATGGCTTCCTCCTTCGAACGGCACCGTAGGTGGACGGGGTTACCTCACCGTTACGGCGAGGCGCCCGCGTGGCCTGGCTGCCGGGCCGGGGTCACTCCGGCGGTAACCCCCCGGTAACCGGGGCCGCTTAGGCTCTTTCCGGGCGTCCGCTCCGGGTGCGGGCGGGGCTCGGGAGGTGGAAGATGCGCAGGAACATGGGAACGCTCGACCGGGCCCTGCGGGGGCTGACCGGCGTCATGCTGCTGGCCTGGGGGTTCACCGCCGGGCTCGGCGCGTGGGAGGTCCCGGTCCTCGTGATCGGTGGGGTCCTGGGGCTGACCGCGCCGACCGGGTTCTGCCCGCTGTACCTGCCCTTCCACATCGACACGAGGGGCCGGGGATAGGCCCGGAGCGAGGGCGCGGCGGTCGTTCGCGGGCCTGCCCGGGCGGGAGCATCCCGCCCGTCACCCACAGAAAGGAAGGGGGACTATGCGTTCGCTGGCCGTCGCCGTGCGGAGCCGAAGTGCCGCCCTCTGTGCCGCGCTCCTTCTCGCCGCCTGCGGGGGTCCCGCCCCCGGGAAGCCCGCCGCCCGCGTGGCCCCGGGAGAGTCCCACCCCGGCACGACCTTCCTCACCCCGCTGGCGGTCCCGCGCTGGCAAAGCCCCCTCGTCCTCCCCGCCGACCTCGACCTTCCGCCCTCGGGCACGGTCATCACGATGGGACCGGCCCTCCACGACTTCGGGCTGCCGGGCGGGCGGCTCACGCCCGTGTGGGGGTACGGCGCCCACGGGGCCCCGGCGGACTACCTCGGCCCGACCCTGCGCGCGCAGGCGGGCACGCCCGTGGAGATCACCTTCCGCAACGCCCTGCCGGGCGCCCACCCCTTCGCGCAGACCCCGGCGGGCAACCTGGGGCCGTACCCGGTGGGCAGCGCGGTGCCGCACCTGCACGGCGGGCACACCGAGGCCGAGTCCGACGGCACGCCGGACCAGACCTTCGCCTCCGGAACCTCGCGGGTCTTCCGCTACGCGAACGATCAGCCGGGCACGACCCTGTGGTACCACGACCACGCGCACGGCCTCACCCGCACGAACGTCTACGCGGGGCTCGCCGGGTTCTCCCTGCTGCGCCGACCCCCGCGAGGCCGCCCTGAACCTTCCCTGGAAGGGGCACTACGAGGTGCCGCTGGTCCTCCAGGACCGGGCCTTCAACGCCGACGGCACCCTGGCGTACCCGGCCACCTGGGCGCCGGAGTTTTTCGGGGACGTGGCGGTGGTGAACGGGCGGGCCTTCCCGACCCTCGACGTGGAGCCGCGCTCCTACCGCCTGCGGCTGCTCAACGGCTCGAACGCCCGCTTCTACCGGCTCGATCTGGGCCGGGGGGGCCGCCGCCTGCCCCTGCACCAGATCGGCTCGGATGGCGGCCTGCTGCCCCAGACCGCCACCGCGACCACCCTGCTGCTCGCGCCGGGCGAGCGCGCGGACGTGATCGTGGACTTCTCGGGCTCGGCCGGGCAGACCCTGGAGTTGGGAAACAGCGCCGAGACGCCCTTCGCCGGGGGAGTCAGCCGGAGCGGCGGCCAGCCCCCGCTTCCGGGGCTGATGCGCTTCCGGGTGGTGAAGCCCCTCGCCGCCCCGGACCCCCTCGTCCTGCCCACGGCGCCCGGCACGCCGCCGGACCTGCGGGCGCAGGACGTGCGGCGGGCGCGTTACCTCACCCTCAACGAGGTGCTCGACCCAGCGACCGGGGCGCCGCTGCGGACCCTGCTGGGCACGCTGGACCCGGCGACCGGGCGCTCGCGGCCCCACGCCCTCATGGACCCCGCGACTGAGACGCCCACCCGGGGCGACGTGGAGGAATGGGTGCTCGTGAACAACACGGTGGACGCCCACCCGATCCACCTTCACCTCGTGCAGTTCATGGTGCTGGGCCGCGCGACGGTGCCGTGCGTGCCGGGCACGGAGAACGCGGCAGTCGGGTATCCCGGCGACGTGGTGACGGCGGGCGGCGCCCCGCAGTTCGGCCCCCTTACCCCTCCGCCCCCGAATGAGCGGGGCTGGAAAGACACCGTGGTCGTGTACCCCGGCGAGATGACCCGCATCCGCATGCGGTTCGACCGGGCGGGCACCTACGTCTGGCACTGCCACATCCTCGAACACGAGGAGAACGACATGATGCGCCCGCTGGTGGTCGCCGCCCGCTGACCAGCAGCACGCCCCCCGGGCCGTGAACGCCTTCGGGCACGTCCTGGGACGGGCGGTGGGGCCGCGCTACGGCCTCGCGTTGGCGGGGTGCGCCTCCGGCTTCGTCTCCAGCCTCGCCACCGTTGCCGCGTTGGGGAGCCGGGCCAGGGCGGATGAGCGGAGCGTGCGCGGCGCGGTGGCGGGGGCGACGGCCTCCAGCGTCGCCACCATCGTCCAGGCGGCGGTGCTGATCGGCACGATCTCGCCCGCCCTGCTGGCCGGGCTGGTCTGGCCGCTCTCGCTGGGCGGGCTCGCCACCCTGGCCTACGCGGCGGTCCAGGCGTGGCGGGCTGACCACACCCCCACGGGGGCGGGCGTGGTCACCGGGCGGGCCTTTGACGTGCGCGCGGCGCTGGGCTTCGCGGCGCTGGTGTCGCTGGTGGCCTTCCTCGCCGAGCTGGTGGGGCGCGCCCTCGGCCCGGCTCGCGGGGCTGTGCCTGCTCATCGTCGGCTCCCCAACCCAGTTTCGGCCCACCCCCGCCCTCACCCGCTTCCTGCAAGCCCTCCCAGCGAACGGGCTCGCGGGTGTGGGGGTAGCCCACCTTCAGGCACCCGCATCCCGGTGACCGAGGCCGGGTCTGCCCTGCTGAGCTTATTTTCGCGGCTCAGCGGGCCGAGGGCCTACGCCGCCACGCCCAGCGCGCGCGGCCTGGCGAAGGGGGTGGGCGGCGGGTCGCTCCTCCGGAAGGTTTCCTCGTGCAGGGAACGGAAGGACCGCTGGGAGACGGCGAACTCGAACGCGCCGCGCGCTGGGCAGTGGAGATGAGGTTGGAATGGCGCCAGTAATCACGCGGAAACAAACGCTAAGCCTCCAATCAATCCTTCAGCATGAGCGCCCGCGTTCGGAAGGCCTCTCCTCCCTTGAAGTGTTCTCATGGGGTCTGACCGACGAGCAGGCTATCTCCGGGGAGCAGTCCCCACTGAAAAGCTCGGGGAGCGGAACGTCCACGCCGAACAGGTGGCTAAGCCGAAGGCCTGCCACTACATTCTCATGCATAGCTCCTTGGACCGGAAGGCACTGAACAGGTTGGCCCGCCTGACTGGGCCAACCACGCGGCTCCCCGGGGTCGTATTTCTTGCAGCGCCGAAGACAAGCGAAGGCGGTGGGACCTAACTGGACACACTTCTGCCTCCCCCTCTCGGCAATCCCTCAAACGGTTGTCTTGAAACAGGAAGGTTGTTGTTTCAGAAATTTTCTGTAACAGTCTCAGCACACCCAGTTCTGCAATCGCCGGGGGCCACCCCGTCGCCCCCATCTGGAGTCCTCATGACGGTCACGCTCGACGATATTGCTAAACGTGCGCAGGTTTCCAAAGCCACCGTGTCCCGGGTACTCAACAATCACCCCAACGTGACAGACACGGTGCGCCAGGCCGTGCGCAGCGTGGCCGACGACCTGGGGTACTTCCGGACGGCGCGCCGATTGCGCGGCGCAGCACTCCAGACGGTTCTGGTGGTGGGCGGAGGCACCGAGCCGCAGCGCCACGCCGACGCGGCCCAGCTCAGCCGAGACTTCAGCCGGAACGTCGCGGACGGCGCGCAGCGCGTGCTGGCCGATTATCAGGTGGACGCCCGCATGCAGTTCATCCCGGCGGGTCTCCAGGGCGTGCTGGAGCAGGCGGCGTGTTCCGATGTCTTGGGCGTGCTGCTGCTGGGGGGCAACCTCGTGAACTTCGAGACCGCCCGCGCCCTGGGTCGGCTGGGCGTCCACTGCGTCATCGTTGGTGCAGGACCCACCAGCGAGGAGGTCAACACCGTCTCGGTGGACTACCAGGGCGGCATCGAACGGGCCGTCGGGCATCTCGTGGGGGCGGGTCGGCGACGTCTCGCCCTCGTCAACGGCCCGGAGCTGACCAGCACCAGTAAGGCCAAGTTCAGGGGACTGCGTCTAGGCCTGGCCCTGCACGACCTGGAGTTTCGCCCGGAGCGGGCGGTGAGTGGCGACTTCACCAGCGGCGAGGGCCACGCGCGCACGCTGGACCTGCTGGACGCCGCCCCGGATGTGGACGCCATCCTCTACGCCGACGATTACATGGCGATGGGCGGGCTGCGCGCCCTCGCCGAGCGGGGCCGGACCGTGCCCGACGACGTCGCGGTGGTCGGTTTCCACGACTACGAGATCGCCCACTTCACCAGCCCACCGCTCACGACGGTGCGGATGGACATGCACGGGTTGGGATCGGTGGCGGCCGAACGCCTCGTGACGCTGCTCGACCGCCCGCGTTCCGGCGGGTGGCACATCGTGCAGCCCCTCCGCCTGGTTGAGCGCGCCTCGACCACATCGACGGGAGGGGACCGTTCATGACCTGACGATCCCGCCGCCCCTCCACCGACTCCTGCGCGGTCCTCGTCCGCGTCAGGCCGCCTTGCTCTGCCGCCCCTTTCAGGAGAATGCCATGTCCAGTCCCCGTTCCCGTTTCGCCCGGCTCGCCATGCTGCTCACCACCGCCCTGCTCGGCCAGGCGGCTGCCAAGACCACCCTGAACTTCTGGTGGTCGCAGGAGTCCGCTGAGGACAAGGCCTTTCTCGACGCGCGCATCGCCGAGTTCGAAAAGGCCAACCCCGACATCGACGTGCGGCTCCAGGTGTTGCCCGCCGACCAGTACCTGAATGCGGTGAACCTCGCGTTCCGTGGGGGCAATCCCCCAGACGTGTTTCGCGCCGGTGGGTTTTCCGCGCCCCGCTTGGAAGACTACGCCGCGCTGGGCTGGCTGCTGCCGCTTAACAACCTGCGGAGCAACAGTCTGATCACGCGTTACCCCAGCAACACCATCGCAGAAGGCACCGTGATTTTTGGCGGCAAGATGTACTCGGTTCCGTACTTCCGCACTGGCGTCAACAACATGGCCTTCTTGTACTACAACAAGAAGATCTTCGCGGAAGCAGGCTTGAGTGCGCCGCCCAGAACATGGAACGAAGTGCGTGCCTACGCCCGCAAGATCACCGAAACGGGCAAGGGGCGCTATTTCGGCTGGGCGATGCAGCCCAAGAGTCCGCCCTCGACCTACGGCGGCTACCTGTCCACCGTCGCCCGCAGGGGCTTTGTGGGGGAACCGCACCCGGCCCTCGACTACACCACCGGGCGCTACAACGCCGAGCATCCCGGGCAGGTCGCGGCGGTCGAGTTCCTCCGCAAGCTCAACCTGGAGGACAAGGCGGTGATCCCCGGCTGGGAGAGCCTCGACTTCAACACCCTGCAAGACACCTTCGCGCAGGGCCGGGTGGGCATGATGCTGGGCTTCGCGGCCTACGCGGGCACCTTTTCCACCCGCTACAACATGAAAGAAAGTGACTTCGGCATCGCGCCGATGCCCACCGAGACGGGCAAGTACCTCACCAGGCTCCCCAAGGGGCCGCCGGTCGGCTGGTTTGCCATCTCCGCGCGGACCAAGGCGCCGAAGGAGGCCTACAAGCTCTTCGACTTCCTCAACAGCGAGCCCTTCTCCCTCGCCAACGCGCAGGAGCGCGGTCACGCCCCGCCTCTGCGGCTGCCCACCGCCACGCTGGCGCGGCTCAACTTCACCATCCCTGCCCAGATCGCGGTGACGAACACCGAGGGCGTGCTGCGCCCCGACCCCCGGCTGCGCAGCCCCGACTGGGTCAAGGTCCTCGCCAACTTCAAGCCCCCCCAGCCCCAGCTCTACGAGATCCACGCGCAGTACATCAACGGGCAGATCAGCAACTACCTCGACGCGGCGAAGAAGTACGACGCGGCCTGGAACGCCGAACTCGACCGCGCCATCGCCGCCGCGCAAAAGGACGGGGCCAAGGTGTGCCGGGAACTCTTGATCTTCCCGAACTACACGGCCACCCGGGACTTTGGCAGCCGCGACTACGCCGCGCTGCCGAAGTGCAAGTGAGCCCGTGAGACTGTGACCGCCTCCTCCCCACAGCCTCGCCGCGCCCGCCGCCCCCGCCCCGGTCTGCTCGACCCGGGCGGGGACGGGTGGTGCTACCTGTTCGTCTCACCCATGCTGCTGCTCTTTTTCGGCTTCAAGCTGTGGCCGATCCTGGCAACCTGGTACTTCGCCCTCTTCGACTGGGACGGGATCGGCTGGCCGCAGAAGTTCGTGGGCCTGGGTAACTTCGCGCAGGTCGCCGCGCAGCCGCTGTTCTGGAACGCCTTCAAGAACACCTGGATCTACACCGCCGGGCTGCTGCTGATCCAGCTCCCGCTCGCGCTGCTCGTCGCCATCGCGCTGAACGACCCCAAGCTGCGCGGGCGCACCGCGTACCGCACCCTCTTTTTCCTGCCGGTGGTCACGACCACCGCCGTGATCGGCGTGGTGCTGGTGATCCTGCTCTCGCCCGCCGGGGGACCGCTCAACGCCTTTCTGGTTGGGCAGGGCCTGGTCGAGCGGCCTATCGGCTTCCTGAGTTCCGTGGGGCTGGTGCTCCCCACGTTGATCGCGGTCGGCGTCTGGAAGGGCTTCGGCAC
This window contains:
- a CDS encoding LacI family DNA-binding transcriptional regulator, whose translation is MTVTLDDIAKRAQVSKATVSRVLNNHPNVTDTVRQAVRSVADDLGYFRTARRLRGAALQTVLVVGGGTEPQRHADAAQLSRDFSRNVADGAQRVLADYQVDARMQFIPAGLQGVLEQAACSDVLGVLLLGGNLVNFETARALGRLGVHCVIVGAGPTSEEVNTVSVDYQGGIERAVGHLVGAGRRRLALVNGPELTSTSKAKFRGLRLGLALHDLEFRPERAVSGDFTSGEGHARTLDLLDAAPDVDAILYADDYMAMGGLRALAERGRTVPDDVAVVGFHDYEIAHFTSPPLTTVRMDMHGLGSVAAERLVTLLDRPRSGGWHIVQPLRLVERASTTSTGGDRS
- a CDS encoding carbohydrate ABC transporter permease, with protein sequence MTASSPQPRRARRPRPGLLDPGGDGWCYLFVSPMLLLFFGFKLWPILATWYFALFDWDGIGWPQKFVGLGNFAQVAAQPLFWNAFKNTWIYTAGLLLIQLPLALLVAIALNDPKLRGRTAYRTLFFLPVVTTTAVIGVVLVILLSPAGGPLNAFLVGQGLVERPIGFLSSVGLVLPTLIAVGVWKGFGTVLVYWLAGLQSVPGELYEAARIDGASGAQILRFVTLPLLRPIAITITALTLVWSLNVFDHVQVMTGGGPGHASDVIGTYIYRVAFTVEDSIPRIGFASAAGVFFGLTNLVIVAVQALAVRAARGKGRAA
- a CDS encoding ABC transporter substrate-binding protein → MSSPRSRFARLAMLLTTALLGQAAAKTTLNFWWSQESAEDKAFLDARIAEFEKANPDIDVRLQVLPADQYLNAVNLAFRGGNPPDVFRAGGFSAPRLEDYAALGWLLPLNNLRSNSLITRYPSNTIAEGTVIFGGKMYSVPYFRTGVNNMAFLYYNKKIFAEAGLSAPPRTWNEVRAYARKITETGKGRYFGWAMQPKSPPSTYGGYLSTVARRGFVGEPHPALDYTTGRYNAEHPGQVAAVEFLRKLNLEDKAVIPGWESLDFNTLQDTFAQGRVGMMLGFAAYAGTFSTRYNMKESDFGIAPMPTETGKYLTRLPKGPPVGWFAISARTKAPKEAYKLFDFLNSEPFSLANAQERGHAPPLRLPTATLARLNFTIPAQIAVTNTEGVLRPDPRLRSPDWVKVLANFKPPQPQLYEIHAQYINGQISNYLDAAKKYDAAWNAELDRAIAAAQKDGAKVCRELLIFPNYTATRDFGSRDYAALPKCK